In the genome of Gadus morhua chromosome 14, gadMor3.0, whole genome shotgun sequence, one region contains:
- the pcdh20 gene encoding protocadherin-20 — MFQRRGPSPSRTGLILGWCILLLFSSPFCCVAHFSQAKELFYSIREGVPMGAFIGAIGQDLKLDFTVDPPFQFNLPQQKHSGQYVRLDNTTGDLYTSATELDRETLCPDGPTPQGCVLSLDVFVLPQQYFQLVKVKISVEDVNDNRPRFPVEEICVSIPENTPVNARFAVEQSAVDPDLHFNSVQTYWLVNDFGVFTLDVEENEGGELTPFLIVTEALDREMQAEYITDIIAEDGGTPPLLGTATLKIIITDVNDNCPRFTKLLINVTLQGNTSKGAHLARLHAFDPDLGVNAQISYVYSERVPRETQRLFHLDQMSGLIKLAGKFNSETSKFYKLTVLAKGPGCIPAVATVNIHIHKVITAPPAVVPRYIAAERNGVVTMKESEPAFSPIAFFTVKNTDTSQKLDCHLEGFGPFRLMPYQQLQNEYLLETTKDLDYEETQEYELTVVTKGTSGGAVIKTFLKVHVLDENDNAPVFKQSFVEISVEENNPPNTFLFQLQATDLDSGAHGEVVYLLGGDAPGFFSVDRDTGVLSVTTALDREERETYRFMVRAVDQGTPRKESIATVLIRVEDRNDNTPRFINKDFTFFVPENFPGFGEIGVLSVTDADAGENGWVALSILNGSDVFVIDTGRGALRARTPLDREQQGTYELWVEAVDGGKPALSCATMVTVLLLDVNDNPPVVLFPQSNQSYMLVLPDTLPGTPVTEVYAVDRDTGMNAVIAYSIIKRKGAEPGSFVIDPETGNITLQRELSNRGLYSLLVRVSDHGQPEPLHATIMVNLFVNETVSNESYIQSLLTNEAEVVEVEERPWYVGQLTDRPRPFELFPCQPVLIALSVTCLGLLLVVIALASYICCRRIREHGGDGQEEVETPLNMNGGSVQLGDRKIRQMANI; from the exons ATGTTCCAGCGCAGAGGCCCCAGCCCAAGCAGAACAGGATTAATACTG GGTTGGTGCATCTTGCTGCTTTTCTCCAGCCCTTTCTGCTGCGTTGCACATTTCAGCCAAGCCAAAGAGCTCTTCTACTCCATAAGGGAGGGAGTTCCAATGGGGGCCTTCATTGGGGCTATCGGACAAGACTTGAAGTTGGATTTTACTGTAGATCCTCCCTTTCAGTTCAATCTGCCTCAGCAGAAGCACAGTGGACAATACGTGAGACTCGACAACACCACCGGGGATCTGTACACCTCCGCCACTGAGCTCGACCGAGAGACCCTGTGCCCGGACGGGCCCACGCCCCAGGGATGCGTACTGTCTCTGGACGTGTTTGTGCTGCCCCAGCAGTACTTCCAGCTGGTCAAAGTCAAGATATCTGTTGAAGACGTGAACGACAACAGGCCCCGGTTCCCTGTGGAAGAGATATGTGTGTCCATCCCGGAGAACACACCGGTCAACGCCCGCTTTGCGGTGGAGCAGTCGGCCGTGGACCCTGACTTGCACTTCAACAGCGTCCAGACCTACTGGCTGGTGAATGACTTTGGTGTGTTCACCCTGGATGTGGAGGAGAACGAGGGAGGGGAGCTCACCCCTTTCCTCATCGTCACGGAGGCGCTGGACCGCGAGATGCAGGCTGAGTACATAACGGATATCATTGCTGAGGATGGGGGTACCCCTCCCCTCCTGGGGACAGCCACCCTGAAGATAATCATTACTGACGTCAACGACAACTGCCCGCGGTTTACAAAGTTGTTAATAAATGTCACGCTCCAAGGGAATACCTCCAAAGGGGCGCATTTGGCTCGCTTGCATGCGTTTGACCCCGACCTGGGTGTTAATGCCCAAATCAGCTACGTTTACAGCGAGCGAGTGCCAAGAGAGACCCAGCGCTTGTTTCATTTGGACCAAATGTCGGGCTTGATCAAGCTAGCTGGGAAATTCAACTCGGAAACAAGCAAGTTCTACAAACTCACCGTGCTGGCCAAAGGGCCCGGCTGCATACCCGCCGTTGCTACCGTGAATATACACATTCACAAAGTAATAACGGCCCCGCCAGCTGTGGTACCACGGTACATTGCTGCCGAAAGGAACGGAGTGGTCACCATGAAGGAATCTGAGCCAGCATTCTCCCCAATCGCATTCTTCACCGTAAAGAACACAGACACCAGCCAAAAGTTGGACTGCCATCTAGAAGGGTTTGGCCCGTTCAGGCTAATGCCATACCAGCAGTTGCAGAACGAATACCTCCTTGAGACCACGAAAGACTTAGACTACGAAGAGACGCAGGAGTATGAGCTCACCGTGGTGACTAAGGGCACTAGCGGGGGGGCAGTCATAAAGACCTTCCTCAAGGTACACGTGCTGGACGAGAACGACAACGCTCCCGTATTCAAACAGTCTTTTGTGGAAATATCGGTGGAGGAGAACAACCCTCCAAACACATTTCTGTTCCAGCTCCAAGCCACGGACCTGGACAGTGGCGCCCACGGGGAGGTCGTCTACCTTCTTGGGGGTGACGCCCCGGGTTTTTTCTCCGTGGACCGCGACACCGGTGTGCTGTCAGTGACCACAGCCCTCGAccgtgaggagagggagacgtaCCGCTTCATGGTGAGAGCGGTGGACCAGGGAACACCCAGGAAGGAGTCCATTGCCACCGTGCTGATCCGAGTTGAGGACCGCAACGACAATACGCCACGTTTCATCAACAAGGACTTCACCTTCTTCGTGCCCGAAAACTTTCCGGGATTCGGCGAGATCGGAGTCCTGTCTGTGACAGACGCAGATGCCGGAGAAAATGGCTGGGTGGCGCTGTCCATCCTCAATGGCAGCGACGTGTTTGTGATTGACACCGGCCGCGGTGCACTCCGAGCCAGGACGCCGCTGGACCGCGAGCAGCAGGGGACGTACGAGCTGTGGGTGGAGGCGGTCGACGGCGGCAAACCGGCCCTGTCCTGCGCCACCATGGTCACCGTGCTCCTTTTGGATGTTAACGACAACCCGCCAGTTGTTCTGTTCCCCCAATCTAACCAATCGTATATGCTGGTGCTCCCCGACACGCTGCCGGGGACGCCCGTCACCGAGGTGTACGCCGTGGACAGGGACACGGGGATGAACGCCGTCATCGCCTACAGCATCATCAAGAGGAAAGGGGCTGAGCCAGGGTCGTTCGTCATTGACCCAGAGACGGGGAACATCACACTTCAACGGGAGCTGAGCAACCGCGGCCTTTACAGCCTACTGGTTCGGGTAAGTGACCACGGACAGCCTGAGCCACTGCACGCCACCATCATGGTCAACCTGTTCGTCAACGAGACGGTCAGCAACGAGAGCTACATTCAGAGCCTACTTACCAACGAGGCGGaggttgtggaggtggaggagaggccTTGGTATGTTGGGCAGCTGACGGACAGGCCACGGCCATTTGAGCTGTTCCCATGCCAACCGGTCCTCATTGCGTTGTCGGTGACCTGTCTGGGGCTACTGTTGGTTGTGATCGCGCTTGCTTCCTACATCTGCTGCCGTAGGATCAGGGAACATGGTGGGGATGGACAGGAGGAGGTTGAGACCCCTTTAAATATGAATGGAGGCTCAGTGCAGCTCGGGGACCGAAAGATCAGACAGATGGCCAACATCTGA